CAATATGGCACCAAATAAATTTGAAATTAATATAAAGAAAACATTGGAGGAACGTCAAATTCAACCGTCGTCTAATGCTTGGAATCAGTTATCGGAATCATTGGATAAGCAAGATAAAAAATCATCAAATACATATATCTGGTTTATCGGTATTGCTGCAAGTATTATTGGTTTGTTGTTTGTAGTGAATACTTTTCAACCTTTTCAGGAAATAGAAAAGACATCAAATCCAGTGGTAGTCGAAACATCTTCTGAAAATAATCTGGAGATTGATTCCAAAGTAGAAACACCAAAAATGGTTACTAGTTCTGATAAAGAAAACAGTAGTCTAGTTGAAGATTTAGCTACGAAGAGTTCCGCTAATTATCAAACTTCAAAAAGACAAAAAGTATCAGCAAAACGTTATGCCGCTGTGGATAAAGATGAGTCGCGTGAAGTGATTTCCAACAATACGTCTGATGTGGAAAAAACCTCTGAAGAGGCCAAACAAATAATTAACAACCAAGCGACTGAAAATATGATTGTCCAAAACGAAACTGCCAATGGGATTATTGATTCCGATTTAAATTTGGAAGTAGAAGCCTTATTGAAACAAGCAACATCCAAGGTTTCGTCTGTGTCAGGTTCAGATGAAACAAATTATACTATTAACCCCAATAATTTATTAGAAGACGTGGAAATGGATTTGGAAAAATCCTTTCGAGATAAAGTTTTTGAAACCATAAAAACAAACTTCACCATTGTAAAAACAGCGGTGGCCGACCGTAATAATTAATAATTCATCAATTTCAAATCAAACAGTTATGCAAAACAGTATTAAATATTTAGTAGGCTTTATGCTCACCTGTGTCGTATATGTTAATTACGCACAAGAAGTAAATAACAGCGAAAAAATTGAACAGCTCGAGAACCAGAAAACGCTAGTTCAAAATGAAGAAAAAGAACAGTTAAAACAGGCTGTGGAAGCTATTAATGTCCGCTTGGATAATAAGGAAATTTCTTATGAAGAAGCCTCCAAATTAAAATCGGCTGCAGCGGAAAAGCACGCATTAAATATTGAAAATCGTTTAACAATTATTGAAAATCGTATCGCATTATTAGAACGCAATGCGCATGTTACACAGGATACGGGTGCTAATTTAGACGGTTTTACATTGGAAATTGGCAAAAACAAGGATTCTGATGAGTACGACGTGAAGAGTATTTATATTGGACCAAAAACAAAAAAGAAGCCTGTTGTTTATGACCGGAGAACCACGAGTGATTTAGTTTTTGCCATCGGGTTTAATAATGCTATTATTGAAGGGCAATCCTTAAACGATTCACCTTACAAAATAGGAGGTTCAGGATTTGTGGAATTAGGTTGGGCTTGGAAGACACGTATTTTTGAAAACACGAATGCCGTTCGTTTTAAATACGGTTTATCTGTGCAATGGAACAAATTAGACATTAAAGATAATTTGTATTTCACGGAAGAAAATGACGTGGTTACATTGGAAGAACACCCACTAAACTTAAATAAATCAAAATTTAGAACAACCAATTTAGTCATTCCAATGCATTTTGAATTTGGGCCTTCAAAGAAAATAGAACGCGATGATTATTTTAGATATTCTACTTACAAGAAATTCAAATTCGGAATAGGAGGTTACGGTGGCATTGTCATGCAGTCCTTACAAAAATTAAAGTATGATGAAAATGGCAGTAAGCAAAAAGATAAATTTAAGGATTACAACACCAATAATTTTGTTTACGGTTTAAGTAGTTATGTGTCTTGGGGAAATGTTGGTATTTACGCTAAATATGATTTGTCAACCATATTTAAAGATCAAGCCATTGACCAAAACAATATTTCATTAGGATTGCGCTTTGACATGGATTAGATTTAAGTGTTATTTGAATTAGTAAAAAAGGCTTCAATGTAATTGAAGCCTTTTTGTTTGTTATTATTTAATTGCTTTTTCCAAGGCGTCTTTACCGCCAACAATAGGAAGTTGTAACGTTGTTTTATCTAAATCAATGGTTAATTCCGTTCCAGGTTTTGGCAATATGGTGTATTGATTATCACTAGAAAAAATCATTAACCCAATGTGTTGCCCTTTAGGAATAACTTGGTCATCTGGTTGTAAATCGAAATTAACTGTATAAAACTTGCTGGGTTTTAATGGTTCGCTCTCGGAAATAGATTTATGGTTTTGAGGATCTGCCCAACCACGCGTTATAATATTGTCTGTAATTTTGGCACCTTTTTCTCCATTCCACGGTAAAGACACTAACCAAACAGATAAGTTGGCAGCTGGTTTACTGCTAGCAAGTGTAACGGATATTTTGGCTAAACCAGAAATATGCAGGTCTTCGGTTAAAGTTGGTAATGTATATAATAACCTTTTTTTAGATTCTGATGCTTGTGCTAAATCTATTCCGGAAACTGTGGCATCATCAACCAAGGTTTCCTGTCCTTGTTTTTTTGCTGGTATTGGTGTTAAACGACCTGCTGTCTTGCCACCTTTTCCTAAATGAAGTGTTATATGTTTGGCATCAGGATTTGGATAATCTTCATAAGCCGTAGGTTTTAGTCTGTCGTCATTTTCACGAACAATCCATGCTTTCGCATCATTTTCTACACCATTATTAACACCATGCAAATAATGCGTAAACCAACGATTCATCATAGACATTGGGGGTGGACCTCCATGACCAAACTGGTGATAATAAATTTGAACGGGTAATCCCATGTCTTTAGCGGCTTGATAAATACGGTAGCTGTGTTCTGGCATCACATTCCAATCATTAAAACCGTGAGACATTAATAAAGCTGCTGTCATTGGCTTCATTTGGTTTAAATAATCACGTCCAGCCCAAAAGTCATTATAATCGCCAGTCACTCGATCCATACCATTTTTCATCTCCGTATCGCGAACAGTCCTATTATTATAAGCGCGTTTGGATTCGTCACCGCTATGAATAAAATCATATAACACATCAATATCTTCACCAAGATAACCACCTGGTGAGCGTACCAAACCATTAGAACGGTAATAATGATAGTATGATGTGTTTGGTGCCACAGGAATTATAGCTTCCAAACCTTCAACACCTGTTGTAGCCGCTGCCAATGGAATAGTTCCATTATAACTGGTTCCAGTCATACCTACTTTTCCAGTACTCCAAAAGGCCTCTACAGTTTCGTTACCATCCGGTGTTGTATAACCTTTTGCACGACCATTTAACCAGTCAATAACCGCTTTTGGTGCTAAAGACTCATTGATGCCGCCAACGGTAGGTGCACCCTGTGATAATCCCGTTCCTGGCGATGAGGAATGCACCACAATATAACCACGTGGAACCCACGTCCGAATTTGCGAATTGGAAATTATAGGGCGTTCACCAGTACGTTTTACTTCTACTTTGGTTCTTGGCTTTTCTTCCTCACCAAGTTCATGATTTACATTCCAGAATAAGCCGTCAACTTCGCCAGCAACACCAGCATAATATGGACTAGATTCATATACAATAGGAAGCTTTAAACCTTCAGTGTCGGTTTGTTTAGGTCGTGTAACTGCTACGTGCATCCGGTCCATCTTACCATCGCCATCCGTGTCAAAAGTAGTTTCAACCCATAAGTCATGACGAATCCAATCCTTTGTATTATTAAAGGCTTCGACTATTTGCGCTTCGCCATTTTCAAAAACAGGGATGGCTTTTTCTTGTGCACTCACCAAGGAAATACTAAATAAGGAGAGTATACTATATACAAACCATTGAACGTGTTGTTTCATAATAAAAATGCGTTTAATTATTTAAAAAAAAATAGAGTAACCAATTTAGTATTTTAATTGGCACATCAAAATTAGGTTATTCATCATTAGATTCTTGAAAGGCATCTTGAAATTCAATATCATCATCAACGACACCTTTAAAAGCTTCAATCCAGGCATTTTTAAAAATACTGGTAATTGTGGGCCACACTTTAGTCCCTACGTTATTTAAATCTCCTTCAATAGGAATTTTGGTTGCTAAGGTATCGGTTTTCTGATTTTTTAATGCGAATTTAAAGAATCCTATAAATCCTTCCCATAATGTTTCAATAAAATTATCGTCTTTACCAATTAGCACAGAGTCTGCTAAAAGCGGTTTCATATACCCCTTTAAATACCCGTCAGCTATAGCAATTTCGCTAAATAGACCAAAATTTCCACGTTCAAAATTGATGTTTGCATAATGTTTGGTAAAATCATTTAAAGCTGTCATATCTACTTTTTCCAAAGAAAAGGCAATATCCATATCTGGAACTTCTTTAATTAAGTTGACTTTACCATCCAATGTCATGTTTCCAGCACCAATAGATTTTCCAGTAGCATGAATGGGCGATGGTAGTGTTTTTTCTTTAGAAACCACATTGCGTAAATTATCAGCAGTAAATTCAACTTCTGTGAAATTCAAATCAATTTGTGGCTCTGCTTGCATTTGCAAAAATGAAAATTTTCCATTGTGAATTTCAAAATGGTTAATATCGATTGGAATAATTTCAGTTAATGCTTTAGTCCAATCGTCTGCATCAGCCTCCGGTGTGCCTGCTTCCGTTTCTTGATCCTCAAAAACATAACTAATTTCTGGGTTAGACATGATAACTTCCGTCACTATTTTACCTTTGAATAAGGATTTCCATTCGATAGAAATATCGCTTTTAGGAAATTTTAAAAACGGTATTTCGGTTTCTGCGTTTACTTTATTCAAATACAAACCATCAATAACATAGGCGCCGCGAATAAGTGCAATGTCTATATCTTTAACGTGACCATAATATCCCGGTAAATCTTTAAGTATGGAATTAACATGGTTTTTAACCAACGTAGGCAAATACATGCGAAAAGCGACTAAAAGGACAATTATTATAATGGGAATAGTATAACGTTTTCTACGATAAACCGGCTTTTTATTTTTTGGAGTCATTTTTAGAATTTAAAAATTTAAGATAACCAAATGCCTTATTATTTGACCTTTCTTTTAGAATGATTTAACATATTTTCAGTATTAAAACTATATTTGTAGCACGTTAAATTTTTTAAACTAAAACCCTTTCTTTTTGATTTCAAAATCCACCATAGATCAAGTATTTGAAACTTCTCGTGTAGAGGAGGTTATTGGCGATTTTGTACAATTGAAAAAATCGGGTAGTAACTACAAAGGTTTAAGTCCGTTTAGTGATGAACGTTCACCAAGTTTTATGGTGTCGCCAGTAAAACAAATTTGGAAAGATTTTTCAAGTGGGAAAGGCGGAAATGCCGTTGCTTTCTTAATGGAACATGAACATTTTACCTATCCGGAAGCTATAAAATATTTAGCGAATAAATACAATATTGAAATTGAAGAAACGCAGCAATCTAATGAGGAAAAGGAACAGGCTGATGCGCGAGAAAGTTTGTATTTAGTAAGCGAATATGCGAGCAAGTATTTTCAAAACATCTTACATAAAACAGATCAAGGAAAAGCCATAGGATTAAGTTATTTTAAGGAACGTGGTTTTACAGAAGAGACCATTAAAACCTTCAATTTAGGCTATTCTTTAGATGAATGGCAGGCTTTTACAGACGACGCTTTAAAAAAAGGTTATCAATTAGAGTTTTTAGAAAAAACGGGTTTAACCATTGTAAAAGGCGAAAAACAATTCGATCGATTTAAGGGTCGCGTAATGTTTCCTATTCAGAGTATGAGTGGTCGCGTTTTAGGATTTGGAGGCCGTATTTTAACCAGTGATAAAAAAGCAGCCAAATATTTAAACTCGCCAGAAAGTGATTTGTACCACAAAAGTAAAGTGTTATATGGTATTTTTCACGCCAAGCAAAGTATTGCCAAAGAGGATAATTGTTATTTGGTAGAAGGGTATACGGATGTTATTCAGTTTCATCAACGTGGTATTAAAAATGTTGTGTCTTCATCTGGAACGGCTTTATCGCCAGAGCAAATTCGATTAATAAATAGGCTTACCAAAAACATAACCGTCTTATTTGATGGTGATGCTGCAGGCTTACGGGCTTCCTTGCGAGGTATTGATTTAATTTTGGAACAAGGTATGAATGTTAAGATTTGTACGTTTCCTGCTGGTGATGATCCAGATAGTTTTGCCAAACAAAATACATTGGAGGAAATTACCACGTATTTAGAAGATAAAGCCCAAGATTTTATTCAGTTTAAAGCCTCGCTTTTGGTAAAAGAAGCAAAAAACGACCCTATAAAAAAGGCCGAAACCATCCGTGATATTGTAAACAGTATTGCAAAAATTCCAGATCGGATAAAAACGGAGATTTACATTCAGGAATGTGCCAGAATAATGGACATCAGTGAATCGGTTTTGTTTAGCACTTTGGCACAAATAACGAAAAAGGAAACCCAAGAAACTAATAAACAGCTTAAGCAAGAGCAAAAAGCTTTTGATGTTATTAAGAATGAACAACAGTCTGCTAAAAAAGTGGATGTTCAATATGAATTAGAACGGAAAATTATTCAAATACTCTTACTTTATGGGAATAAAACGGAAGATTTTGAAGATTTAATTCTGAAGGAAAACGATACGAATGAATTGGTTTTAGAACCTGTAAAGCATCAAGCTAAAGTGTTTGAAAAAATATATTTAGACTTACAGGAAGATGAAATGCAATTTACCAATGACACCTTCAAGGACTTATATTATACCATTATTGAAAGTTTAAATCAAAACCCAGATTTACAGATTGAGAACATAGTCAATACAGTTGAACCTTTAATGGCGTCAGAAATCACTACAATTTTAATGGAAGACGAGCGTCATTCATTGTCTGATTGGGAACGTAAAAATATTTTCCCTAAAGCTAAAAACACGACTATTGCACAATTAGTTAGTGAAACTATTTTAAGCTTACGCTGCTATTTAATAGATTTAAAAGTGCGTGAATTTCAACAAGAAACGTTAAGTAATAAGCAGGAAACAAACCGAAACATATTAGAAGAAGTCAAGGATTATTCGAGTTTAAAAATGCTGCTTTCAAGAAAACTTAATCGCGTTTTATAGCTCTAATAATTTAGCGCGACTAATTAAATCAACAATATTACTGACATTTAATTTTTTCATGAGTCGTGCTTTATAAGTACTCACGGTTTTTTCATTAATGTCCAATTCTTGCGCTATTTCTTTGTTTTTACGGCCTGAAGCTAATAGTTTTAAAACTTCAATCTCCCGCATGGAGAGTTTTTTGTAATAACTGCCCGATCTAGAACCGCGTTTTTTTGAGGACATTTGCTCGGCAATATCATTGCTTAAATAAACACTTCCGTCATGAACCTTTAAAATAGCTTCTTTAATTGTCATGATATCTACACTCTTCATCAGGTAGCCTTCAGCACCAGATTTAATAGTATTTATGGCATAAATTTCTTCTGGTTGTGCACTGAACATGATGGTTTTAACTTTCGGGAATTCTTTCCGTAAACGTCGCAAAGCCGTAATACCATTTAGTTTTGGTAAATCTATTTCACTTAAAATAATATCAACAGGGTGTTGTTTTAGGAAGTCAAAAATAGCTTCTCCATTATTGACACCTCCTACAACTTGAATCTGTGGTGATGTTACAAATAATAGTTCGAGCCCTTTTCTAACAATAGGGTGATTATCTACCACCAACAATTTGATCATAATTATTAAATTATAAAATTAATACTAATGAGGCGTTGCTATTTGTTGAAAGTATATCATAAAGATAGGAAATATCTGATACATTTTTAATTATTATTTTAAATTATTTGGAATTTCACAAATTGGTATTGGATTCATTTTATGCTTATTAGCATTGTTCAGGCGTTTATATATTTTGAAAACTGTGTGCTTCCGTCCATCAAATTCAGTTTCGTTTCTTCCGGCTTCATCCATGTTCATAGCCCATTCTAACTCGGGATAGGAGGCGCCAATTTGGTCTTCATCACTTCGGGAATCGCCAAATAATCCATCACTTGGTGCTGCCTTCATAATGGAAGCGGGTACGTTTAAAAATTCACCTATAGTATAAACTTCAGATTTCATTAAATCGGCAATGGGGCTTAAATCCACACCACCATCACCATACTTGGTGTAAAAACCAACGCCAAAATCTTCAACTTTATTTCCAGTACCTGCAACCAATAATTTTTGCAGTCCAGCATAATAGTACAAGGTCGTCATGCGCAGTCGTGCGCGCGTATTTGCAAGAGCCATATCTACAATGTCTTGATTGCCTTCTAAAGAAACTTCGGTTTTAAATTCTTCAAAAACGGGCGTTAAATCGGTTTGGGTATCGCGTACGTTTGGATAGTTTTTTTTAAGAAAGGCTATGTGCTCTTGTCCACGCGATACGTGACTTTGTGCTTGATGGATTGGCATTTCAATACACAAAACATCCAATCCTGTTTTGGCACAAAGGGTTGAGGTCACTGCCGAATCTATTCCACCTGAAATACCCACAACAAAACCATTAACTTTAGCGTTTGTAGCATAATTGGTAAGCCATGTTACAATATAATCGATAATTTTTTCTGTTTGCATTTAATGGATTTTTTAAACAAAGTGATGTACCTTTGCCTCACAAAAATATGGCAATCGTTGGACTAATAAAAATTAACACCCTATAAGTTTTTTATGAAGTATTTAGTAAGTTTCCTTTTAGTTTTCTGCCTCTTTTCTTGCCAACAAGAAAGTCAAGTTGAACAGGATATAGAAAAGATAGAGGTTGATTTTACAGTAGAACGTTTTGATAAAGCTTTTGGAAATGCAACCCCTGATGAATTGCCAAAACTTAAAGCTGCTTTTCCATTTATGTTTCCAAAGCAGTATCCTGATGAGTTTTGGGAGGCACGAATGCAAGATACTTTGCAACAACAATTAATGACAGAAAGTAGTCAGATTTTTGATGATTTCAGTCAAGAGAAAGATGACATTATCAGACTTTTTCAGCATGTAAAATACTATTTCCCAGAATTTAGAATACCGCGCGTTATTACAACCACATCATCTGTAGATTATAGAAACAAAGTAATTGTAACAGATACCTTGGTGTTAATTTCTATCGATACCTATTTGGGGAAGGATCATAAGTTTTATGATGGAATTTCAACCTATCTAAAAGCTAATTTTGAAAGGAATCAAATGGTGGTAGATTTGGCTGCAGCTTATGCTGAAAAACAGGCCTATCAAACCGCGAGAAAAACCCTGTTGGACGAAATGATTTATTATGGTAAACAGCTGTATTTTAAAGACATGATGATTCCCTTTGTTTCAGATGCTGATAAAATAGGCTACACAGAAACGCAATTAGAATGGGCAGTTGAGAACGAATGGTTTATTTGGAATTATTTTATTGGCGAAGAATTGCTGTATGATACCAATGCCAAATTACCATCCAGATTTATTAATCCTGCGCCTTTTTCCAAGTTTTATTTAGAGCAAGTTGATAATGAGTCACCAGGTAGAGTTGGTCAATTTATAGGCTGGCAAATAGTTAAATCCTATATGGCGAATAATGACGTAACTATAAAAAGTATGTTAACAGCAGAACCTTTAGAAATTTTTAATAATAGTAAATATAAACCAAAAGATAATG
Above is a window of Bizionia sp. M204 DNA encoding:
- the nadE gene encoding NAD(+) synthase — its product is MQTEKIIDYIVTWLTNYATNAKVNGFVVGISGGIDSAVTSTLCAKTGLDVLCIEMPIHQAQSHVSRGQEHIAFLKKNYPNVRDTQTDLTPVFEEFKTEVSLEGNQDIVDMALANTRARLRMTTLYYYAGLQKLLVAGTGNKVEDFGVGFYTKYGDGGVDLSPIADLMKSEVYTIGEFLNVPASIMKAAPSDGLFGDSRSDEDQIGASYPELEWAMNMDEAGRNETEFDGRKHTVFKIYKRLNNANKHKMNPIPICEIPNNLK
- a CDS encoding Xaa-Pro dipeptidyl-peptidase, producing MKQHVQWFVYSILSLFSISLVSAQEKAIPVFENGEAQIVEAFNNTKDWIRHDLWVETTFDTDGDGKMDRMHVAVTRPKQTDTEGLKLPIVYESSPYYAGVAGEVDGLFWNVNHELGEEEKPRTKVEVKRTGERPIISNSQIRTWVPRGYIVVHSSSPGTGLSQGAPTVGGINESLAPKAVIDWLNGRAKGYTTPDGNETVEAFWSTGKVGMTGTSYNGTIPLAAATTGVEGLEAIIPVAPNTSYYHYYRSNGLVRSPGGYLGEDIDVLYDFIHSGDESKRAYNNRTVRDTEMKNGMDRVTGDYNDFWAGRDYLNQMKPMTAALLMSHGFNDWNVMPEHSYRIYQAAKDMGLPVQIYYHQFGHGGPPPMSMMNRWFTHYLHGVNNGVENDAKAWIVRENDDRLKPTAYEDYPNPDAKHITLHLGKGGKTAGRLTPIPAKKQGQETLVDDATVSGIDLAQASESKKRLLYTLPTLTEDLHISGLAKISVTLASSKPAANLSVWLVSLPWNGEKGAKITDNIITRGWADPQNHKSISESEPLKPSKFYTVNFDLQPDDQVIPKGQHIGLMIFSSDNQYTILPKPGTELTIDLDKTTLQLPIVGGKDALEKAIK
- the dnaG gene encoding DNA primase produces the protein MISKSTIDQVFETSRVEEVIGDFVQLKKSGSNYKGLSPFSDERSPSFMVSPVKQIWKDFSSGKGGNAVAFLMEHEHFTYPEAIKYLANKYNIEIEETQQSNEEKEQADARESLYLVSEYASKYFQNILHKTDQGKAIGLSYFKERGFTEETIKTFNLGYSLDEWQAFTDDALKKGYQLEFLEKTGLTIVKGEKQFDRFKGRVMFPIQSMSGRVLGFGGRILTSDKKAAKYLNSPESDLYHKSKVLYGIFHAKQSIAKEDNCYLVEGYTDVIQFHQRGIKNVVSSSGTALSPEQIRLINRLTKNITVLFDGDAAGLRASLRGIDLILEQGMNVKICTFPAGDDPDSFAKQNTLEEITTYLEDKAQDFIQFKASLLVKEAKNDPIKKAETIRDIVNSIAKIPDRIKTEIYIQECARIMDISESVLFSTLAQITKKETQETNKQLKQEQKAFDVIKNEQQSAKKVDVQYELERKIIQILLLYGNKTEDFEDLILKENDTNELVLEPVKHQAKVFEKIYLDLQEDEMQFTNDTFKDLYYTIIESLNQNPDLQIENIVNTVEPLMASEITTILMEDERHSLSDWERKNIFPKAKNTTIAQLVSETILSLRCYLIDLKVREFQQETLSNKQETNRNILEEVKDYSSLKMLLSRKLNRVL
- the gldB gene encoding gliding motility lipoprotein GldB — its product is MKYLVSFLLVFCLFSCQQESQVEQDIEKIEVDFTVERFDKAFGNATPDELPKLKAAFPFMFPKQYPDEFWEARMQDTLQQQLMTESSQIFDDFSQEKDDIIRLFQHVKYYFPEFRIPRVITTTSSVDYRNKVIVTDTLVLISIDTYLGKDHKFYDGISTYLKANFERNQMVVDLAAAYAEKQAYQTARKTLLDEMIYYGKQLYFKDMMIPFVSDADKIGYTETQLEWAVENEWFIWNYFIGEELLYDTNAKLPSRFINPAPFSKFYLEQVDNESPGRVGQFIGWQIVKSYMANNDVTIKSMLTAEPLEIFNNSKYKPKDNG
- a CDS encoding response regulator transcription factor, whose translation is MIKLLVVDNHPIVRKGLELLFVTSPQIQVVGGVNNGEAIFDFLKQHPVDIILSEIDLPKLNGITALRRLRKEFPKVKTIMFSAQPEEIYAINTIKSGAEGYLMKSVDIMTIKEAILKVHDGSVYLSNDIAEQMSSKKRGSRSGSYYKKLSMREIEVLKLLASGRKNKEIAQELDINEKTVSTYKARLMKKLNVSNIVDLISRAKLLEL
- a CDS encoding DUF748 domain-containing protein; translation: MTPKNKKPVYRRKRYTIPIIIIVLLVAFRMYLPTLVKNHVNSILKDLPGYYGHVKDIDIALIRGAYVIDGLYLNKVNAETEIPFLKFPKSDISIEWKSLFKGKIVTEVIMSNPEISYVFEDQETEAGTPEADADDWTKALTEIIPIDINHFEIHNGKFSFLQMQAEPQIDLNFTEVEFTADNLRNVVSKEKTLPSPIHATGKSIGAGNMTLDGKVNLIKEVPDMDIAFSLEKVDMTALNDFTKHYANINFERGNFGLFSEIAIADGYLKGYMKPLLADSVLIGKDDNFIETLWEGFIGFFKFALKNQKTDTLATKIPIEGDLNNVGTKVWPTITSIFKNAWIEAFKGVVDDDIEFQDAFQESNDE